In a genomic window of Azospirillum lipoferum 4B:
- a CDS encoding MurR/RpiR family transcriptional regulator: protein MKQASQSTTATATADPSLTARIRDRYGALSRTERQLADVILACPGELSGYSATELASRAGVSKMTVSRLVRRLGYAGFEEARLAARRGGDWGSPLFLLPPGGPPPAPDAERPPLDAHFQRSAEALAATARQTDPAMLAQAARALADARRIWVCGARNSAFLAGYARWQFIQVRGEVHQLAATGETMAETLADLGPGDMGPGDLLFLVGIRRRPPAIVRLLRIAGERAIPTILIADSHSALEAPPPPLTFRCETRSLAALDTHVAALAVIHALAAELIPLTGEPGRARIRAIEDLHERLEEL from the coding sequence TCCACCACCGCCACCGCCACGGCGGATCCCTCCCTGACCGCGCGCATCCGCGACCGCTACGGCGCCCTCAGCCGGACGGAGCGGCAACTGGCCGACGTCATCCTCGCCTGTCCGGGCGAGCTGTCGGGCTATTCGGCGACCGAACTGGCGAGCCGGGCCGGCGTGTCGAAGATGACGGTGTCGCGGCTGGTCCGCCGCCTCGGCTATGCCGGCTTCGAGGAGGCGCGGCTGGCCGCCCGGCGGGGTGGCGACTGGGGCTCGCCGCTGTTCCTGCTGCCCCCCGGCGGCCCGCCGCCCGCCCCCGATGCCGAGCGTCCGCCGCTCGACGCCCATTTCCAGCGCAGTGCCGAGGCGCTGGCCGCCACCGCCCGCCAGACCGATCCGGCGATGCTGGCCCAGGCGGCCCGTGCGCTTGCCGACGCCCGGCGCATCTGGGTCTGCGGCGCGCGCAACAGCGCCTTCCTGGCCGGCTATGCCCGCTGGCAGTTCATCCAGGTCCGCGGCGAGGTGCATCAGCTTGCCGCGACCGGCGAGACGATGGCGGAGACGCTGGCCGATCTCGGTCCTGGCGATATGGGACCCGGCGACCTGCTGTTCCTGGTCGGCATCCGCCGCCGCCCGCCCGCCATCGTCCGCCTGCTGCGCATAGCGGGGGAGCGCGCCATCCCCACCATCCTGATCGCCGACAGCCATTCGGCGCTGGAGGCCCCGCCGCCGCCGCTGACCTTCCGCTGCGAGACGCGCAGCCTGGCGGCGCTCGACACCCATGTCGCCGCCCTGGCGGTGATCCACGCCCTCGCCGCCGAGCTGATCCCCCTGAC